In Elaeis guineensis isolate ETL-2024a chromosome 1, EG11, whole genome shotgun sequence, a genomic segment contains:
- the LOC105033701 gene encoding proteasome subunit alpha type-4, with product MSRRYDSRTTIFSPEGRLYQVEYAMEAIGNAGSAIGILATDGVVLVGEKKVTSKLLQTSKSTEKMYKIDDHLACAVAGIMSDANILINTARVQAQRYTFAYQEPMPVEQLVQSLCDTKQGYTQFGGLRPFGVSFIFAGWDKNFGFQLYMSDPSGNYGGWKAAAIGANNQAAQSMLKQDYKEDITREEAVGLALKVLSKTMDSTSLTAEKLELAEIFLLPSGEVKYQVCAPEALSKLLVKSGVTQPTPESS from the coding sequence ATGTCTCGCCGATATGATAGCCGAACCACAATCTTCTCCCCTGAGGGGCGGCTGTACCAGGTCGAGTATGCAATGGAGGCTATTGGCAATGCAGGGTCGGCCATTGGCATCCTGGCGACTGACGGTGTTGTCCTTGTGGGTGAGAAGAAGGTGACCTCGAAGCTCCTCCAGACCTCGAAGTCCACTGAGAAGATGTACAAGATTGATGACCACCTTGCCTGTGCTGTAGCCGGCATCATGTCTGATGCCAACATTCTCATCAACACTGCTCGCGTCCAGGCCCAGCGCTACACCTTTGCCTACCAGGAGCCTATGCCTGTTGAGCAGCTAGTGCAGTCCCTCTGCGACACCAAGCAGGGCTACACCCAGTTTGGTGGCCTCCGCCCCTTTGGCGTCTCATTCATTTTTGCTGGCTGGGACAAGAACTTTGGCTTCCAGCTCTACATGAGCGACCCCAGTGGGAATTATGGTGGGTGGAAGGCAGCAGCAATTGGAGCTAACAACCAGGCAGCACAGTCAATGCTGAAGCAGGACTACAAGGAGGACATCACTAGGGAGGAGGCGGTTGGGCTTGCTCTCAAAGTGCTAAGCAAGACAATGGATAGCACAAGCCTTACTGCTGAAAAGCTTGAGCTTGCAGAGATCTTTCTGTTGCCATCAGGAGAGGTGAAGTACCAGGTTTGCGCACCGGAGGCACTCAGTAAGTTGCTGGTGAAGTCTGGGGTTACACAGCCTACTCCAGAGTCATCTTGA